In the genome of Bradyrhizobium arachidis, one region contains:
- a CDS encoding ABC transporter permease, producing the protein MGTIGATLIRAGRRFLSSLPALFGVLVFTFLLMRVLPGDPAVFFASGPSAGKEEIEVVRKQLGLDRSLPEQLGIYLYDVGRGNLGRSMMTGQPVAKDLQQRLPASLELTLTALVIALIAAVPLGVLAALRPNSLIDHGVRLFCSLGVCVPTFVSGLLLIYVFYYLLGLAPDPTGRIDVFASVPPARTGFLMVDFLLAGDVEGWWAAARQLMLPAFTMALFVIAPLARITRASMLVSLGSDFVRTARSIGLSRWQIVVTYALRNAILPVITIAGIVFSTMLGANVLVEKVFSWPGVASYALDALLVSDYAPVQGFVLLMASIFVAVNLLVDVLYGIADPRATVA; encoded by the coding sequence ATGGGCACGATCGGTGCAACTTTGATCCGGGCTGGGCGGCGGTTTCTCTCGTCACTGCCGGCGCTGTTCGGCGTGCTGGTCTTCACTTTCCTCCTGATGCGGGTGTTGCCAGGCGATCCCGCCGTGTTCTTTGCCTCCGGTCCCAGTGCCGGCAAGGAGGAGATCGAGGTCGTCCGCAAGCAACTCGGGCTGGACCGGTCGCTGCCGGAGCAGCTCGGCATCTATCTCTACGATGTCGGCCGCGGCAATCTCGGCCGTTCCATGATGACGGGGCAGCCGGTCGCCAAGGACCTGCAGCAGCGCCTGCCGGCCTCGCTCGAGCTGACGCTGACCGCGCTCGTGATCGCGCTGATCGCGGCGGTGCCGCTCGGCGTGCTGGCCGCGCTGCGGCCGAACTCGCTGATCGATCACGGCGTACGGCTGTTCTGCTCGCTCGGCGTCTGCGTGCCGACCTTCGTCTCCGGACTGCTGCTGATCTACGTGTTCTACTATCTGCTGGGTCTTGCCCCCGATCCGACCGGACGGATCGACGTCTTCGCCTCGGTGCCGCCGGCACGCACCGGCTTCCTGATGGTGGATTTCCTGCTCGCGGGTGACGTCGAGGGTTGGTGGGCCGCGGCGCGTCAGTTGATGCTGCCTGCCTTCACGATGGCGCTGTTCGTGATCGCGCCGCTCGCCCGCATCACCCGTGCCTCGATGCTAGTGTCGCTCGGCAGCGATTTCGTGCGTACCGCGCGCTCGATCGGCCTGTCGCGCTGGCAGATCGTGGTGACCTATGCGCTGCGGAATGCAATCCTGCCCGTGATCACCATCGCCGGCATTGTGTTCTCGACCATGCTCGGTGCCAATGTGCTGGTCGAGAAAGTGTTCTCCTGGCCGGGCGTTGCGTCCTACGCGCTCGATGCGCTGCTGGTCTCCGACTATGCGCCGGTGCAGGGCTTCGTGCTGCTGATGGCCAGCATCTTCGTCGCGGTCAATCTCCTGGTCGATGTGCTCTACGGCATCGCCGATCCCAGGGCGACGGTCGCATGA
- a CDS encoding SDR family oxidoreductase, with the protein MKLAGRVAIITGGGSGIGRASAVLFAREGAFVALVDRDADSAAETLAMLREQGGSGSVHVGDVGDADFASATVESVATSGGRLDVLMTSAGFSCGGTVITTALADWEAVFRANVGGTWLWARAAVPIMQRQGKGAIITLASQLAIAGGKGNSAYIAAKGAIVSLTRTMAIDFATDGIRVNALAPGAIDTPLLRRSFARHADPEPVREASRQRHAMKRFGRADEVAAAALYLASDDSSFVTGTVLPVDGGWLAA; encoded by the coding sequence ATGAAGCTGGCGGGCAGGGTGGCCATCATCACGGGCGGCGGCTCCGGGATCGGCCGGGCCAGCGCCGTTCTGTTCGCCCGCGAAGGCGCCTTCGTTGCGCTGGTCGATCGCGATGCTGACAGCGCAGCCGAAACGCTGGCGATGCTTCGCGAACAGGGTGGCAGCGGCAGCGTCCATGTTGGCGATGTCGGCGACGCCGATTTTGCAAGCGCCACCGTCGAAAGTGTCGCAACAAGCGGCGGCAGGCTGGACGTGCTGATGACGTCTGCCGGCTTCTCCTGCGGCGGTACCGTGATCACGACCGCGCTGGCGGATTGGGAGGCGGTATTCCGTGCCAATGTCGGCGGCACCTGGTTGTGGGCGCGCGCGGCGGTGCCGATCATGCAGCGGCAAGGCAAGGGCGCCATCATCACGCTGGCGTCGCAGCTGGCGATCGCTGGCGGCAAGGGCAACAGCGCCTATATTGCTGCCAAGGGCGCCATCGTCAGCCTGACCCGCACCATGGCCATCGATTTCGCGACCGATGGCATCCGTGTCAACGCGTTGGCGCCCGGCGCGATCGACACGCCGCTGCTGCGCCGCAGTTTTGCGCGCCATGCCGATCCCGAGCCGGTGCGCGAGGCCTCGCGGCAGCGTCATGCCATGAAGCGATTCGGCCGCGCCGACGAGGTGGCGGCGGCCGCGCTCTATCTCGCCAGTGACGATTCCTCCTTCGTCACCGGCACGGTGCTTCCAGTCGATGGCGGGTGGCTTGCGGCATGA
- a CDS encoding maleate cis-trans isomerase family protein, with the protein MITPSSNSVLEPVTSAMLHGVADVTAHFSRFRVTEIALDAAALSQFDASAMLPAADLLADAKVDAIAWNGTSASWLGIDRDRSLCEAITARTGKPATTSTLACIDAARALGSKRVGLVSPYTDDVQRRIADVWATEGIAPHAERHLGLRDNFSFGQVTPAAIADMIRAVAAEGADAAIVLCTNLDGAALAASLERELNVAVLDSVAVTLWRTLELAGGDIAALAQWGRIFQTSAIIK; encoded by the coding sequence ATGATCACCCCGTCCTCCAATTCGGTACTGGAGCCCGTCACCAGTGCCATGCTGCATGGTGTGGCGGACGTCACCGCGCATTTCTCGCGCTTTCGCGTCACCGAGATCGCGCTCGATGCCGCGGCACTGAGCCAGTTCGACGCCTCGGCGATGCTGCCGGCGGCGGATCTGCTGGCCGACGCCAAGGTCGATGCCATCGCCTGGAACGGCACGTCGGCGAGCTGGCTCGGCATCGACCGCGACCGGAGCCTTTGCGAGGCGATCACCGCGCGCACCGGCAAGCCCGCGACGACGTCGACGCTGGCCTGCATCGATGCCGCCCGCGCGCTCGGCAGCAAGCGCGTCGGCCTCGTATCGCCCTACACGGACGATGTGCAGCGGCGGATCGCCGACGTCTGGGCGACGGAAGGCATCGCGCCGCATGCTGAGCGGCATCTCGGTCTGCGTGACAATTTTTCCTTCGGTCAGGTCACGCCCGCGGCGATAGCGGACATGATCCGCGCCGTCGCGGCGGAGGGGGCCGATGCCGCAATCGTCCTCTGCACCAATCTCGATGGCGCGGCGCTTGCGGCCTCGCTCGAGCGGGAATTGAACGTTGCCGTGCTCGATTCGGTGGCGGTCACGCTGTGGCGAACGCTGGAGCTGGCCGGCGGCGACATCGCAGCCCTCGCGCAGTGGGGACGCATTTTCCAGACATCGGCGATCATCAAATGA
- a CDS encoding ABC transporter substrate-binding protein: MYSVISRHLISASAVLLSATLIAPAARAQSRAETLRYVTAATVNTLDPNIPGSTREAFALSMSSYDRLVSFGRKQLNGKWVFDLDTINGELAESFSVSSDGLKITFKLRPDAKFHDGSPVTAEDVKWSLDRCVTAPVLGKAQLLTGSLTSADQFKVIDPLTLEVTLPRPDKLALPNLATVYPIIINSKLAKSHATPEDPWALSWLKENEAGSGAYIVETFKPGEQAIAKRNEAWNRGSPDKPASFKRLIIQSVPEPATRANLVERGDADLVIDLQASDVQALEAKGKLKVISTPQYNAVTFISMNNKIPPFDNVNVRRAVAAALPYDDMFKAALFGRGTPLFGASWADGTPPSGGYPIPQPVKLDLEKARAYLKEAGVPEGFATTFSFNVGQAATAEPMAALVKESLEKIGIKVDIQKLPDAQMSTSINEKKLPFFTEGIVAWLPSTDYFYRNFYTGNQRWNYSSTDNAELEKIAQAARFEADKAKYEAEGKELNAIHFEQMFQVPLWQPAQDAVMVANLDGYVYQFTRQVDYRNLSRK; this comes from the coding sequence ATGTACTCCGTGATTTCCAGGCATCTGATTTCGGCGTCCGCCGTTCTTCTTTCGGCGACATTGATTGCGCCCGCGGCCCGTGCGCAGAGCCGCGCTGAGACCTTGCGCTACGTGACGGCGGCAACGGTCAACACGCTCGATCCCAACATTCCCGGCTCGACCCGCGAAGCCTTCGCGCTCAGCATGAGCAGCTATGACCGGCTGGTGTCGTTCGGCCGCAAACAGCTCAACGGCAAATGGGTGTTCGATCTCGATACCATCAATGGCGAGCTCGCGGAGTCCTTCAGCGTCAGCTCCGATGGCCTGAAGATCACCTTCAAGCTTCGTCCCGACGCCAAGTTCCACGACGGCTCGCCGGTTACTGCAGAAGACGTGAAGTGGTCGCTCGACCGCTGCGTCACCGCGCCGGTACTCGGCAAGGCGCAATTGCTGACGGGATCGTTGACCAGTGCCGACCAGTTCAAGGTGATCGATCCGCTGACCCTTGAAGTGACATTGCCGCGGCCCGACAAGCTGGCGCTGCCGAACCTTGCGACCGTCTATCCCATCATCATCAATTCCAAGCTCGCCAAATCGCATGCGACTCCTGAGGATCCTTGGGCGCTGAGCTGGCTGAAGGAGAACGAGGCGGGCAGCGGCGCCTATATCGTCGAAACCTTCAAGCCGGGCGAGCAGGCGATCGCCAAGCGCAACGAGGCCTGGAATCGCGGCTCGCCGGACAAGCCGGCGTCCTTCAAGCGGCTGATCATCCAGTCGGTACCGGAGCCGGCGACGCGCGCCAATCTGGTCGAGCGCGGCGACGCGGACCTCGTGATCGACCTGCAGGCCAGCGACGTCCAGGCGCTGGAGGCCAAAGGCAAGCTGAAGGTGATTTCGACGCCGCAATACAATGCGGTGACCTTCATCTCGATGAACAACAAGATCCCGCCGTTCGACAACGTCAACGTCCGCCGGGCGGTCGCCGCGGCGCTACCCTATGATGACATGTTCAAGGCGGCGCTGTTCGGCCGCGGCACGCCGCTGTTCGGTGCCAGCTGGGCCGACGGTACGCCGCCGAGCGGCGGCTATCCGATCCCGCAACCGGTCAAGCTCGATCTGGAGAAGGCGCGGGCCTATCTGAAGGAGGCCGGCGTGCCCGAAGGTTTCGCCACGACCTTCAGCTTCAACGTCGGTCAGGCCGCGACTGCCGAACCGATGGCCGCCCTGGTCAAGGAATCGCTGGAGAAGATCGGCATCAAGGTCGACATCCAGAAGCTGCCGGATGCGCAGATGTCGACCTCGATCAATGAGAAGAAGCTGCCATTCTTCACCGAAGGCATTGTCGCCTGGCTGCCGTCGACCGATTATTTCTACCGCAACTTCTATACCGGCAATCAGCGCTGGAACTATTCCTCCACGGACAATGCCGAGCTGGAGAAGATCGCGCAGGCAGCGCGCTTCGAGGCGGACAAGGCGAAGTACGAGGCGGAGGGCAAGGAGCTCAACGCCATCCATTTCGAGCAGATGTTCCAGGTCCCGCTCTGGCAGCCGGCGCAGGACGCAGTGATGGTCGCCAATCTTGACGGCTATGTCTATCAATTCACCCGCCAGGTGGATTATCGTAACCTGAGCCGCAAATAG
- a CDS encoding ABC transporter permease, which produces MSLTATSSGLRHTVWVLRGNLVTAIAAAAAILLALVAIFGPMLVPYDPVASDVPRALQPPSALHWAGTDQLGRDVFSRLIVATRLDLAIAVTAVSVSFVIGAVIGSLCGYVGGKLDRAVGRFVDVLMAFPLFVLAMAMVAALGNRVENIVIATAIINLPFYIRFARAEVNIRRNLGWVEAARACGDGHVSVVLRFLLPNVLPAMAVQMSLNLGWAILNAAGLSFIGLGVKPPTPEWGIMVAEGARFISTGRWWLVSFPGLALMLAVLCFNLLGDGLRDILDPRMRT; this is translated from the coding sequence ATGAGCCTTACAGCAACATCGTCGGGGCTGCGTCACACCGTGTGGGTGCTGCGCGGTAACCTCGTTACCGCGATTGCCGCCGCGGCGGCGATATTGCTGGCGCTGGTCGCGATCTTCGGCCCCATGCTGGTGCCTTATGATCCCGTCGCTTCGGACGTGCCGCGTGCGCTGCAGCCGCCGAGCGCACTCCACTGGGCCGGCACCGACCAGCTCGGCCGCGATGTCTTCAGCCGATTGATCGTCGCCACGCGGCTCGATCTCGCCATCGCCGTGACGGCCGTCAGCGTGTCCTTCGTGATCGGCGCGGTGATCGGCTCGCTCTGCGGCTATGTCGGCGGCAAGCTCGATCGCGCGGTCGGCCGGTTCGTCGACGTGCTGATGGCCTTTCCGCTGTTCGTGCTCGCCATGGCCATGGTCGCGGCGCTCGGCAACCGGGTCGAGAATATCGTCATCGCGACCGCGATCATCAATCTGCCGTTCTACATCCGCTTCGCGCGCGCGGAGGTCAACATCCGCCGCAATCTCGGTTGGGTGGAGGCGGCGCGCGCCTGCGGCGATGGGCATGTCTCCGTCGTGCTGCGCTTCCTGCTACCCAACGTGCTGCCGGCGATGGCGGTGCAGATGTCGCTCAATCTCGGCTGGGCGATCCTGAATGCCGCGGGCCTCTCCTTCATCGGCCTGGGCGTCAAGCCGCCGACCCCGGAATGGGGCATCATGGTCGCCGAGGGCGCGCGCTTCATCTCGACGGGCAGGTGGTGGCTGGTGTCGTTTCCGGGGCTGGCCCTGATGCTGGCCGTGCTCTGCTTCAACCTGCTCGGCGACGGGTTGCGCGATATCCTCGATCCGCGCATGCGCACATGA
- a CDS encoding NAD(P)-binding domain-containing protein, with protein sequence MSDGLAALAVQVRADLAKTAHPGMPWLTPMTAPDGSRALDVLIVGAGQSGLATAFGLQRSQVTNIRVLDKADEDCEGPWLTYARMPTLRSPKDYTGPDLDLPSLTYQAWHEAKFGTESWRDLGLIPREYWAAYLSWYRKVLGLPVHNGCEVTDIAPEANGLLQATVSTAHGEEVLYARKIVLATGQEGMGDWSIPEPLRHLPASRCVTCAAPIDFTALRGKRVAVIGAGASAFDNAAMALEAGAGAVHLLCRRAAIQLVQPYRWLTFRGFLRHFSELDDSWRWRFMRAVLELREGFPQATYDRCARHATFHLREGAPVDGARETVDGVLLRTPRGEIAVDFVICATGVMMDFAGRPELKRCADNIARWADCYTPPAQEQSPRLGAFPYLSDDYAFCERAVGRTPWISGIHLFAIASTMSFGPSGSSINAMTTAVPKLVHGLTRDLFRADIDKHWAAFQAYDVPQAVIRRAPAAAEGSA encoded by the coding sequence ATGAGTGATGGCCTTGCAGCACTTGCAGTTCAGGTCCGCGCCGATCTTGCCAAGACGGCGCATCCAGGCATGCCCTGGCTGACGCCGATGACGGCTCCCGATGGCAGCCGCGCTCTGGACGTGCTCATTGTTGGGGCTGGTCAATCCGGACTTGCGACGGCTTTCGGCCTGCAGCGCTCGCAGGTCACCAACATCCGCGTGCTCGACAAGGCGGATGAGGATTGCGAAGGCCCATGGCTGACCTATGCGCGGATGCCGACCCTGCGCAGTCCGAAGGACTACACCGGCCCTGATCTCGACCTGCCGAGCCTGACCTATCAGGCCTGGCACGAGGCCAAATTCGGAACGGAGAGCTGGCGCGATCTTGGTCTGATCCCGCGCGAATATTGGGCGGCCTATCTGTCGTGGTATCGCAAGGTGCTCGGTCTACCGGTGCACAATGGCTGCGAGGTGACCGATATTGCACCTGAGGCTAACGGCCTATTGCAGGCAACAGTGAGCACTGCTCATGGCGAGGAGGTGCTTTACGCCCGCAAGATCGTGCTCGCGACGGGACAGGAAGGCATGGGCGATTGGAGCATTCCCGAACCATTGCGGCATCTGCCGGCGTCGCGATGCGTTACCTGCGCGGCGCCGATCGATTTTACCGCGCTACGCGGCAAGCGCGTCGCGGTGATTGGCGCGGGCGCCTCGGCCTTCGATAACGCAGCGATGGCACTCGAGGCTGGTGCGGGCGCCGTGCATTTGCTGTGCCGGCGCGCTGCGATCCAGCTGGTGCAGCCCTATCGATGGCTGACCTTCCGCGGCTTCCTCAGGCATTTTTCCGAGCTCGACGATTCCTGGCGCTGGCGCTTCATGCGCGCGGTGCTCGAGCTGCGCGAGGGATTTCCGCAAGCCACCTATGATCGCTGCGCCCGGCACGCGACGTTCCATCTGCGCGAGGGCGCACCTGTCGATGGAGCGCGGGAGACTGTTGACGGCGTGCTGCTGCGCACGCCACGTGGCGAGATCGCGGTCGATTTCGTCATCTGCGCCACCGGCGTCATGATGGACTTTGCCGGTCGCCCCGAGCTGAAGCGATGCGCCGATAACATCGCGCGCTGGGCCGACTGCTACACGCCGCCGGCGCAGGAACAGAGCCCGCGCCTTGGCGCCTTTCCTTATTTGTCGGACGACTATGCCTTCTGCGAGCGCGCGGTTGGACGAACACCGTGGATCTCCGGCATTCACCTGTTCGCCATCGCCTCGACCATGAGCTTTGGTCCGTCCGGCTCCTCGATCAATGCGATGACGACGGCAGTGCCGAAGCTGGTCCACGGCCTCACGCGCGACCTGTTCCGCGCCGATATCGACAAGCACTGGGCGGCATTCCAGGCCTATGATGTCCCTCAAGCTGTAATCCGGCGCGCGCCCGCGGCGGCGGAGGGGAGCGCGTGA
- the nikE gene encoding nickel ABC transporter ATP-binding protein NikE, producing MMSPLLEIDNLGVTFSTRRGLVEALRGVSLSLQPGEMLGLVGESGSGKSVTGFAVTGLLDKAGRITAGRVKFRGQDITRASGAELRNLHGANMAMIFQNPRAALNPIRTVGAQIADAVLSHRRLSKQEARAEALKLLRAVQIRDPDRRLDAYPHELSGGMCQRVMIAIAISCNPSLLIADEPTTGLDVTTQKVVMDLLARIVAERGMTTILITHDLGLAAHYCRRVVVMEQGRLVEEGAPQTLFRAPQHAYTKRLVASSPTATSRVGDLVPADEALPVVEVKERPTPAPGTPPLLDVQHVVKRFDDGAAAVADFSMTMAAGESVGLVGESGSGKSTTARMICRLIDPSAGDILFDGYSIAKLPARDFHRSPLRREIQIVFQDPHESLNPRFTAFDCIAHPLLRLTGLRPGDALRSRVEECADRVGLPRELLSRFPHQLSGGQKARIGIARAIACRPRLLVLDEPTAALDVSVQAVVLQLLDRLRREDNLAFLFVSHDLNVVRMMCSRTIVLRAGGIVEQGESLALFANPQTDYTRELVEAIPHIGSPVSLLPA from the coding sequence ATGATGTCGCCACTGCTCGAAATCGACAATCTCGGCGTGACGTTCTCGACCCGGCGCGGGCTCGTCGAGGCGCTGCGGGGCGTCTCGCTGTCGCTCCAGCCGGGTGAAATGCTGGGCCTCGTCGGTGAGAGCGGGTCCGGCAAATCAGTCACCGGCTTCGCGGTCACGGGCCTGCTCGACAAAGCGGGTCGCATCACGGCCGGTCGTGTCAAGTTCAGAGGCCAGGACATTACGCGCGCGTCGGGGGCGGAGCTGCGCAACCTGCACGGCGCCAACATGGCGATGATCTTCCAGAATCCGCGCGCCGCGCTCAATCCGATCCGCACCGTCGGTGCCCAGATCGCCGATGCCGTCCTTTCGCATCGGCGGCTCTCGAAGCAGGAGGCGCGGGCCGAGGCGCTGAAGTTGCTGCGCGCGGTGCAGATCCGCGATCCCGACCGGCGGCTGGATGCCTATCCGCACGAGCTCTCCGGCGGCATGTGCCAGCGCGTGATGATCGCGATCGCGATCTCCTGTAATCCATCACTTCTGATTGCCGACGAGCCGACCACCGGCCTCGATGTGACGACACAAAAGGTGGTCATGGACCTCCTGGCGCGCATCGTCGCCGAACGGGGCATGACGACAATCCTCATCACCCACGATCTTGGTCTTGCGGCACATTATTGTCGGCGCGTGGTGGTGATGGAGCAGGGGCGGCTCGTTGAAGAAGGCGCGCCGCAGACATTGTTTCGGGCGCCGCAGCACGCCTATACCAAGCGACTGGTGGCATCGTCGCCGACCGCGACATCGCGTGTCGGCGACCTCGTGCCGGCCGACGAAGCTCTGCCGGTTGTCGAGGTGAAGGAGCGGCCGACGCCCGCGCCGGGCACGCCGCCGCTGCTCGACGTCCAGCACGTCGTCAAGCGTTTTGACGATGGCGCCGCTGCGGTGGCGGATTTCTCGATGACCATGGCGGCGGGCGAGAGCGTCGGCCTGGTCGGGGAGTCCGGCTCCGGCAAGAGCACCACCGCCCGCATGATCTGCCGGCTGATCGATCCGAGCGCAGGCGACATCCTGTTCGACGGCTATTCGATCGCAAAGCTGCCGGCGCGTGATTTTCATCGCTCGCCGCTACGCAGGGAAATCCAGATCGTCTTTCAGGATCCGCACGAGAGCCTCAATCCGCGCTTTACCGCGTTCGACTGCATTGCTCATCCGCTGCTGAGGCTCACCGGCCTGCGCCCCGGCGACGCGCTGCGTTCCCGGGTCGAGGAGTGCGCCGACCGCGTCGGCCTGCCGCGTGAATTGTTGTCACGCTTCCCGCATCAATTGTCGGGTGGCCAGAAGGCGCGCATCGGCATCGCCCGCGCCATTGCATGTCGGCCGCGTTTGCTGGTGCTTGACGAGCCCACTGCGGCGCTCGATGTCTCGGTGCAGGCCGTAGTGCTGCAGCTGCTCGACCGGCTTCGGCGCGAGGACAATCTCGCTTTCCTGTTCGTCAGCCACGACCTCAACGTGGTACGCATGATGTGCAGCCGGACCATCGTGCTGCGCGCCGGTGGCATCGTCGAGCAGGGCGAGAGCCTCGCTCTGTTTGCCAATCCGCAGACGGATTACACGCGCGAGCTGGTCGAAGCTATCCCACACATTGGTTCGCCTGTTTCGCTTCTGCCCGCCTGA